The genomic interval GCGGCCCGACGGGTGCTGCCTGTACCCACCCTGGCCTCCTGTGGCAATTCCGCCACCGTCCAGCGGCTTTCGCTGATCAGGCAATCAGCCACCGTTTCACGTGGGGGAACCGATGCGAGCACAAGTCGTTCATCGACTTCCGTCGGCAGGTCTTTCAGCGAATGCACCGCCACATCGGCTTCGTCGTCCAACAACGCCTGTTGAATCCGCTTGGTAAAGACGCCAATTTGCCGTGTTCCGTCGATCGGCCGCATGTCCACATCACCTTTGCTGACCAAGGGAACCAGGACCGTTGGAACGCCGTGATCGGCCAACAGGGCGGCGAAATGTTCGGCTTGCCACATCGCCAGCGGGCTTTCTCGGGTCGCGATTCGCAGGGGGGGAGGCTCGGATGACATGACAATGCAACTCAGCGGTGGGAATCTGGGGGATTTCGGTCTGGCTAGGTACCTTTTGAGCACTTCTCACGCCCTAGGTCCGTTCTAAATTAGAGCGTGGAACGACTTAGATGAAAGGGATGCGATCCCAGGCAGTGTAAACGTCCAATGGAATCGCGATACGTGCCGCAAAGTCGCCAGCCCTCCTTTTGGGGAGTTCACGCCGATTCTAGCAGCGTCACACACGCGTAATCACTCTCACCCGCCCGTAGCCATTCGTGTCATCATCATCCGATTCGGACTTCCCGATCAACGACCAACCGACCCGCGATTTTGGCAGCGTGTCGTCGGATGATGATTTGATCAGCGGGGAGATCGGTGACACCTCTTCCTTGCCCAGCAGCGAGCCGATTCCGTCGCGGATCGGAGACTATGAGATCCGGCACTTGATCGGTTCCGGAGGCATGGGCGAAGTTTACTTGGCCGAGCATGTCCGCATGCAGCGCAAGGTGGCTGTGAAGGTCTTGCGTAAGGACAAGATGCAGGAGCCTGCGGCGATTGAGCGGTTCTATGATGAAGTCCGCGTGGCGTCACGGTTGATGCACCCGAACATTGTCGCTGCGTTCGATGCCGGAGAGTTCGACGGCATTCATTATCTGACGATGGAGTACGTGGATGGATTGAACCTGACGCGGCTGGTCAGCAAGAAGGGGCCGTTTCCTGTCGGGATGGCGGCCGCCGTGATTCGTCAAGCCGCGATGGGCTTATTGCACGCTCACCGAGCCGGGATCGTTCACCGAGACGTCAAACCGGGCAACTTGATGCAGGCCAGTGACGGCACGATCAAAGTGCTCGACCTGGGACTTGCCCAAATCAACCAAATTCAATGGTCCGAGGACGGCCGTGAGTTGGGCTCCATCCCAGATCCTGATTCTCACCATAAACGCAAAGGCAAGCTCGTCGGCACACTCGCTTACATGGCTCCCGAGCAGTTGGAATCGCCCGACGATGCGGACCCACGTAGTGACATCTATTCGCTCGGCGCGGTGCTGTTTTTCTTGCTGACCGCTAGGCCTCCGTTCACCGGCGACTACTTGGAGCAAGTCTACGGGCATCGCCATGGCGCGATTCCGGACTTGATGCAAGAACGCGACGACATCAGCTTGGGCTTTGCCAACATCTTTCGGCGGATGATGGCCAAGAAGGCGTCGCAGCGTTATGCATCGATGGATGAAGTCATAGAGGATTTGAGCGAATACGCTGACGACACCTGCGCTCCGTCATGGATTACCGAGTTCCGATACCGACAAAACAAAGTCGATGTGTCGACGGCGTCCGGCGGCTCCACGGCAATCGCGAACATGCCGATCCTGGCGATCGACTTGGACATGTTCTACGCGACGGCGGCGGAAGCGGTCCCGGGCAGCGGCGTACGGTTGCTGAGCGCGGGAAACGATGCCCAGCCGCTGTTTCGCATGGCGTTTGCAAGCGACAACGGACGACTGATTTGCGATTCGGACGCCATCGACATGCGTACCGATGACCCCAAACAAGTCGTCCACTGTTTGCCCATGTATATCGGCAAGGACGTGGTGGACCGCGAAGTCTGTGGGAGAAAGTGCCCGCCGGAGGTCTTGTTGGGACTGGCGATCCAACGGGTGATTGCGAACGCATGGCCGGAACGCGCCATCCCGCGAATCGCCGCGATCGTTGTTCCCGCATGTTACGATCAGTTTCACCGACGCAGCATCGTACAAGCCGCCCGGATCGCCGGATTGGAATCGATCCGATTGGTCGATCGATCCGTTGCATCGGTTCAGTCCACGATGCTGGATCCGGAGTTGGAATCGCTTAGCGATTCGTCAGTTGATGTTAAAGAAAAGGAACTGATCCTGTATTTGGGTTTGACAGGTCAAGCGACTGAGATCGCCTTGATTCGACGCGATGGAGTGCAACTGACCCAGCTGGCGACAGCCGGTCACTGGCACACAGGCGGAACAGCGTGGCTGCATCGTTTGGTGGACTTGGCCGCAAAAGCCTTCGTCAAAGAACACAAGTTCGATCCGAAGAAAACGCTGAAGTATGCTTCGCGTCTGCAAATGGCGTGCGAGCGAGCGATCAATTCGATGTTGTTGTTGCCGGAAGTCATCATCGGGATTGATACGGATGAGAAATGTTTGACGGTGACGGTTTCTCGCGACGAGTGGCTTGAGCGAAGTGGTGATTTGATTTACCGCATGCGTCGCTGTATGCACGAGGTTTGCACACAGGCGGGCGTCAGTCCCAAAAGTATCCAGACGTGCATCACCATGGGGCCGCTGTTGCACATGCGTGAGCTGCATGAACGCCTGCTGCACAAGTTGTCGCCGACGATCCAACGAAAAGCATTGGATCGACCCGATGCCGCACGCGGCGCGGCTGCTTGTTTGGCAGCAGAGTTACCTGGGCGTTCCGATTTGGCGCTGCCGCCTCAAACGGTGGCCAGTCAGTCGATCGGAATCGTCATCGCGGATAACCAAGGCCGACGTCGGATCTTGCCGATCATTCAGAAAGGCACGCCGCTGCCTGCTCGCACGAACCGCAAGCTCTCGATCGCCAAAGATCGTCAGTCGATGACGTTGTCGATCGTTGAGACCTCTGGAGTGCACGGCAAGAGTTGGCATTCTCTGGGACGCTACGAGTTCGAAGTCGACAAGGATTCCGACAATCGTTTGAAGCGAACGCGAATGATCGGTTTCGAACTGAACGTGAACGGTTTGTTGACCGTCCGTGCCCAAACACCGGGAACTCCAGAGAGCACCAAGTTGTCGGATATCCCCATTTCGATGCTCAACGAGCGGGATGAACCCCAATGGCAACGCTGGATCAGCGACCTAGTGGACACCCGCTGATCGCTTCACCCTCGCTGGACTTTCCACGTCGATAGCGTGCAGCGACGTACGTTCGGATATTGTCGCGTGCTTGACTCGCTGGAGTTTGAGGTTGACAGTTTTTTTGCCGCAGCGTTTCGTTTCACATGTCACCTCCCCCAAGGAAGTTGGGGGAGGTCGAGCTTAGCCGTTGAGGCGACCTTTGGCAGCACAGCTCTACGCTGGACTGCTCAAAACTTGGTCTTGACATGCAATTCCAACTGCCGGTTTTGTTCCTCCACTTGGAAGATACGCCGAAGGCGTTTAACAACATAGCCCAGGGTAAGGTTCCCGCGAGTGTGACGAGCGGGACCGCCACCCTGGGTTGAAAATGCGATCGACTCTCACCTCACTCCCGCTCCGATTTTGGCGGCGAAGCCGCCAAAATCGGAGCGGGAGTGAGGTACTGGTGGGGACGTTGTCTGTACCCAGGGTTGCAGCGTCATTCGCCAAGGCGAATGACGGCTTTAACCCTGGGCTATGCTGTTAAACGCCTTCGGCGTAGGGAGAAAAGTTGCGCATGCCAATCCTGGCCAGTGGCTTGGAGCTCACCAAATCGATGTTTGACCCGTAGCCGACAGGCGCAGGCGGAAGTGGCGTTTGGTTCTGCGGTGCAAGCCGGTTGATCGTGTCTCCTGCGCCTTCGGCTACGGGTCAAACGTTCGGAAGGTCTCTCGCGCTTGGTCAATGCGAAAACAGTCTGCATCTATCAGCCGCCACGCGATAGCGTCCGGTTCTTACTGCATCTATCAGCCGCCACGCGATAGCGCCCGGTTCTTACACCTAAATACGAGAACCGCTCTCTATCTCGCTGCAACTGACGAATAATCCGGGCTAGCCATGCAGGCTTGAATGTGTTGATAGCCGTTCTGCTTGGAAGGCTTTTTTGGCTTCGATCTCGTTTTCGATTCGAAGAGTCAAATGACGCGGATTCAGCCACCTACTCTTTGCCGTACTCCACCGTCACCGTTCGCCCATCTACTGCGGTGACCTTGCCGAAATCAATCTTCTCCGAGAACGCTTTCACGTCGGTCACCGGTGAGAGTTTGATCGTCATCGAACCATTCATGGAGGTGGAACTCATCGAGTGACTGTTGCCGTCCACATAATCCTTCAGCGACTCCGTCAGAGCGTCTCGATCAGACTCGTTGTCGACCCCGCTGACTTTGATCGTCACGGTGGTGGCCGGGTCTTGATTGAGGCTGAAAGAGCAGCCACTGGTGGTCACGAAAGTGGCAAGCAATACGACGCCAGCCAGTCGAGCAATCGAGGCGGAAAACATTTGGGAACTCCAGGGTCAGGGACGTGTCGACGATCGTTGGTTGTGAGGGGAATTCTGGCGAATCCCATTACCAATTGTAGGAATGAGGTGTTGGTGAAGGCATGATTTGCGAGAGGACGGGGCGCGTCAAAATGATTTCAGCAGTTCGTCGGCCGACTTTTCTGCCGCTGACATGACTTCGGCCAACGTTACCGCTTCTCCGCCGCGTTTCTTGCTCTCTGCTGCGGCTTCCATGAAAGCGTAGATTTCAAGCGTTTCTGCGGTTTCGATCGAGGGCTTGCCGGTGCGGAAAAAAGTAGCGATCTGGCGTAACAGGGGTTGGTAGCCCGAGTACGGACCGACTTGCAGGGAACCTTTGCTGCCGAACGCGGTGCCACCGTAACCAGACTTCACGGCTCGTAGACCGCGATAAGTCCCGATCCGATCGTTGGACCACGTGCCGACGACGACATCCATGCCCGCGTTGCCCGTGTGGGTCACCGACTGGCAGCCGGTGCCCAGGGCGGTGAACAGGGGCTCCACACCATGGATGCCGTACCAAAACAGATCGGTGTGCGATGGTTCCAATGAACACGGACTGAACGTGTCACACGCGACGACGTCACCGATCTCGCCAGACCGAGCGGCTTGAGCGCCTTCGGTGAAACGCAACGCGGAGCTGGAAAACATTGGCACGCCGTGCTTCGCGGCCGCGCGATAGATCGCAACGACTTCGGCCAGATTGGCTCCGACGGGTTTGTCGATAAACACCGGCTTGCCCGCTCGAAACACCCGCATCGCTTGTTCCAAGTGCGGCTTGCCATCGTTCGTCTCCAACAGCACCACGTCGACTTGGGCGAGCAAGTCTTCGATCGAATCAACGATCTCAACTCCCACCGCTTTGACGTCCTCGGTGTATTTGGGGATTCGACTGTAACTGGACTCAATCGTTCGGCTGCCATGTGGATAGGCGGCCACGACGCGACAATTCTGCATCGCGGGATCGGCAGGCTCCGCGTTGAACTGTTTTGCAAAGGCGGCCGCGTGCGAGGTATCCAATCCAATGATTCCGACTCGCAACAACTGATCGGTATCCGCGGCGTAAAGGTTTGTCATGACGCTGACCGCAATGAGTAACGATGTGATTTTGATGAAATAGGGCATGATGGATTTCGGTGGAGGGATGGAGGCAGGCATCTGGCGTCGGTTATACCAAACACTTGGTGCCGAATGAGTCCATGCGGTGCAACTTGGTTTGCGGCTGATTTGAGGCAGTATGTCGAGAGATTCAATCTCTTGTCGTCGACCGTTACCTCTCCCGGGCCGCACCGGTGGAGGTGACGCGCACGACACCTCCCCCAAGGAACTTGGGGGAGGTCGAGCAGAGCCGTTTAGGCGAATGCGAGGGAGGGGGCGTGCGTCGCGGTTGGTTTTCGTAACACGATTTGCGCTGCGTATGCCCCCTCCCGAATCTTGCTTCGCTCGATTCGACCTCCCCCGGCTGCGCCGATGGAGGTGACGCGCGCCAGGTGCTACGCCCTATGTGCTTCACACCGGCTCCCAGCCTGGTGCGTATTCTTTGGTCCAAAAGGCTTCGGCAGCCGGGTTGTTCAGGATGTGTCCGTTGTTGGGATCCAGTTTTAGATCAGACTGGGTGCGATAGGCGATGTTGCCGAGGTGACACAACAGCGTGCTCTCGTGAGCTTTCTGGATGTCCGCGTTGGGGAGTCTGGCGGTGCGGACGGCATCGAGGAAATCGGCAAAGTGATCGGCGTCGCCTCCTCGATCGTCGACGGTCTCAATCTCTTTGCCACGCATGTCCAATTCGACGTGTCCGTTTCCGCGAACCACAATCGAACCTTCGGTGCCGTGAAAGCTGATCCCAAAGCCGGTGTCGTGCGGTCCCAGGGGTGACCACGAGAGTCCTTCCCAAGTGATGGTTTTGCCGCCAGGGAAATCGTAGGTGACCATCATCGTGTCTGGCGTTTCTTGGTCGTCCTCATGACGGTACTTGCCACCGCCCGCGGTCACGCGTGTGGGATACTGAACTTGCATTCCCCATCGTGCGACATCCAAACCGTGAACGCCGTTGTTGCCCAGTTCACCGTTGCCCCAGTGCCAATGCCAATGCCAGTTGTAGTGCAGCACGTTGTCCTTGAAGGGCTGACGAGTGCAAGGTCCTTGCCACAGCTCCCAGTCAAGCCACTGCGGAGGATCAGTTTGTTTACCGGTGCCGATCGGGCCGCGTCGGTTGTTGTACCAAGTACGAGCGTAGTGAACGGTACCGATCTTGCCTTGATGGATCTTGTCGATCGCGCTGATGATCCCTCGCCAACTGCGGCGTTGGGTCCCCATTTGAACGATCTTGTTTGCTTTGCGTGCCGCTGCGACCGCCAATTCGCCTTCGTGAGGCGTGTGGCTGCACGGCTTTTCGACGTAGACATGTTTGTCCGCGGCGCAGCCCAAGATTGTGGCGGGTGCGTGCCAATGATTGGGGGCGCTGCACACGAACGCGTCAACACGTTTGTCGTCCAAGATCTTGCGAAAGTCGCCGACCAACTCGGGCGAGGGAGTCTGTCCGTCGCGAACAAACTCACCGACACGCCCCCGAGCACGCTCGTCGACGTCACAGATGTACGCGATTTCGACTTGGCCGGTCGCCAGCATGCCTTTTGCGATCGCGGCTCCGCGACCGTTGACGCCCATGATACCCAGCGTGATCTTATCGTTGGGTGCGACCGGTTTGGTGTCTTCTGCGGATGACGATTGGGCAGACGTGGCGAGGCCGAGAGACGACATCGCCACTCCGGCTTTGAGAAACAACCTGCGATCCAGTTCACGGTTCATCAATACGTCTCCGGAGTAAAAAGGCGGGTAAAAAAATTCGTAATGAGATTCGCCAGAATTCCCTCACACAGGATTTCTGGCGAAATCCACGACGTGCATGACTGGCAAGCGTTTCACGTGCAGAAACGGCATTCCCATCACGCGAGCAATGGCTTGACCACGTGACCGTGGACATCCGTCAGTCGAAAGTCTCGGCCTTGGAATCGATACGTCAGACGCTCGTGATCGAATCCCAATTGATGCAAGATGGTGGCTTGCAAGTCATGCACGTGGACCGGGTTCTCGGCGACGCCGAAGCCCAGTTCATCGGTCACTCCGTACTCGAATCCACCTTTCATTCCGCCGCCCGCCATCCACATGGTGAAAGCGTCTGGGAAGTGGTCGCGGCCCAAGATCTTGCTCTTCGCTGTTCGGCCTTCGCGAAACGGCGTGCGTCCAAACTCGCCGCCCCAAATCACCAGCGTCTCGTCGAGCATGCCGCGTTGTTTCAAATCACGAATCAGCGCTGCAACGGGTTTGTCCATCGACGCGCACTTATTGGTTAGTCCGTCGGTCAAACCCGTGTCGGCGCCCGTACCATGGAAATCCCATCCCCAATCGAACAGTTGGACGAAGCGAACGCCGGACTCGACCAACCGGCGAGCGAGCAAGCAGTTGTTGGCCAGCGAGGACTCGCCCGGTTGCGCGCCGTAGTCGGCTAAGGTCTCGGCTGATTCACGAGTGATGTCCATCACTTCGGGTACCGACATCTGCATGCGAAAGGCCAGCTCGTACTGCGCGATCCGCGTCATCGTTTCGGGGTGTCCCATCTCACCGGCTTGGATACGATTGAGGTCACTCAGTGCGTCCAAGGTTGCGCGACGCAGATCACGATCCATTCCCGGTGGATCGGACGAGTACAGTACCGGGTCACCTTTGGAGCGACACTGGACTCCTTGATAGACCGAGGGCAAGAATCCGCTGCCGAAAGAATTCTTGCCGCCGTTGGGTTGCACGCCACTGGAAATCAGCACGACGAAGCCGGGCAGGTTTTCGTTTTCACTGCCCAGTCCATAGGTGACCCAGGAACCCATCGATGGCCGACCGCTGCGAGGCGATCCGGTGTAGACCAACAGCTCGGCAGGCGCGTGGTTGAACTGATCGGTGTACATCGAGTGCACGACACACATCTCGTCCGCGACGGTGTGCAAGTTCGGAATGGCATCGGACATCCACATTCCCGATTGACCGACCTGCTGCCACTGGCGTGGCGAGCCCATCAGTTTGGGGACGCCCGAAGTGAACGCAAATTCTCGACCGGCGAGGAATTGGTCCGGGCAATCCTGATCGCTACGTTTGCTCAGCTCCGGCTTGTAGTCGAACAAGTCCAGGTTGGGCGGCGAACCGGTCAGGTGGATGTAGATGACTTGTTTGGCCCGCGCGGGAAAGTGAGGTTGGCGGGGTGCCAACGGGTTGACGATGCCTTGGCTGCCGCCGACGTTCTTACCTCGTGACCCGGCTGAGTCGACCGATTCAGCCGCATGCGTGGTAAGCCCCATCGCGGCCAACGCAGCTGAGCCGATGCCGGCAGTGGAGTGCTGCAGGAAGTGACGGCGAGTGTTCAGGGCGAGCCGTTGGATGTCCGGGTCCATCAGAATCACATTCGGTGGGAGGGAGGATTCAGGCGGGGGAAGGGATTTTTCAGGTAAAGATTGCGGGCAATGAATTCACCCACGCAAGCCTTTGCCAAAAATCACTCAACCATCATTTTGGTCGAAATCCGCGCAGCGTGCCACGCAAGTTGGCGTTTTTCGCCGGAACCTTGCCCAAGTTGTCGGTGGAACCCGCCACCCCAATGCTGTGTCTTGGCAGGATCAAGCCGTATATTCGGAGCGATCATTGCCGATCACGTCCCCGCTGGCATCGCTCCCCCTTGGGGCGACAATCACTCCTGATTTAGACTGTGTCAGTCGGTTTTGCGAAAAACGCTCCCCACCTGAGTTTTCAGACAGATGTCCCTGATCATATTGCGATGCATGTTCCTCCTGTGTGCTGGCGGTATCTCCGCCATCATCAACACTGGATTGCCCAGCGATGCCGGAGCACTGACTCCCTGGCTGATCTTTGCCGGATTGATGGGCACGGCGTTGGCTGTCGTGGTCGGCGACATTTACATCCCGCAAAAACGCATCGATACGATCTCGGCGGTCTATTTCGGTGTGCTCATCGGGATTCTGCTGACGTACATTCTGATCACGGCGATCGAACCGTTCTTCGGTGACAGCAACAATCTTGCCAAAGCCGTGCAGCTGATCGTTGCGCTGCTGTTGTGTTATATCTGCGTGAGTGTGCTGCTGCAGACCAAGGACGACTTTCGGTTTTTGATCCCCTACGTGGAGTTTGTCCGGGAGGTCAAAGGGTTCAAGCCCTTGGTCTTGGACACCAGCGTGGTCATCGACGGACGCATCGCGGACATGGTCCACACGGGCGTCTTTGACAACCAATTGATCATGCCCCGGTTCGCGTTGACGGAGCTGCAAGCCATAGCGGACAGTAGCGACAAGCTCCGGCGGACACGTGGTCGCCGCGGCCTGGACGTGCTCAACCGCATGCGTGCAGACAACAACGTGGACCTGATCATCTTTGACCGCGAGCTGCCCGAGCTGGCCGGCCAGACTGTGGATTTGAAGCTCGTGTTGTTGGCAAAACACCTAGAGGGCAAAGTCGTCACGGGAGACTACAACCTGAACAAAGTCGCCAAGTTGCACAACGTTCCGGTCATCAATCTCAACGAAATCAGCAACGCCTTGCGTCCGGCCTACCTGCCCGACGAAACCTTTCGCGTCAAAATCATCAAAGCGGGCGAGGGCCCCGAGCAGGGCGTCGGCTACCTCGATGATGGCACGATGGTGGTGGTGGAGGGTGCCCGGAACAAGATCGGCCAGGACTTGGACGTCCGCGTGACGAGCACCTTGCAGACCAACGCCGGAAAAATGATTTTTACGAAAGTCGAAAGCCGCTAGGCTGCTTGGGAACCCGCTCCCGAACGGTACAATACTGTTTCAACACAAAAACCAACCCACACCCGCGCCCATAGCTCAGCTGGATAGAGCATCGGACTTCTAATCCGACGGTCGGAGGTTCGAATCCTCCTGGGCGTACTGAAGACTCGTTTGCTACGCCTAAGTTTTAGGATAGCGAAACGCGTCAAGAGTTTCGGCTGTATGCGAAAAAGGGCCGAAGGTCTTGGCGACTTCCGCTCCGGACCAACACTGATTTTCAGACGGCGCAGACCACTAGTGCATCGTCCGGTCTTGATTTTGGGGTTAGCCGTTTTGGCGATAGCCACGGTTGTGTCACGAAAACCGTGGCTAACGCCAAAACGGCTCATCTACCGAACCCACGTTCTAAGACTGGACGATGCACTAGTGCGGATTATTCATAACCCGACGCGTAAGCGAGGGATACTCGGTAAATCCCTCGCTTACGCGTCGGGTTATGAAAAACTATCAGCCGCCACGCGATAGCGTCCGGGCTGAAGTCAGTTTGCGGAGCTTCTGGCCCCCTCGCGTCTCCTCCTGTTCTCACCCGCCTGCCCCGTCGATTCCGCCGCATGGATTCCGAACCGATCTATTACTTCGATCGATACCGCAAGGAAATCTGTGAGGAGAAGATCTACGGCGAAGGATTCCTGCGTTGGACTTACGAATCGCTCGGCGGGAAGCTAGCACTCGCCGCGATGGTCAAACATGCGTGGTTCTCACGCTGGTACGGTTGGCGGATGGATCGTCCCAAATCACGCGCCAAGGTCGCTCCGTTCATCCGCGACTATCTGCTCGATCCGAACGAGTTTGTGCGTTCGCCAGACGAGTTCGAACACTTCAACGCGTTCTTTTATCGCGAGTTGAAACCGTCCGCGCGACCGGTGGATGACGATCCCCAATCAGTGGTCTTCCCCGCCGATGGGCGACATCTGTGCGTGCCCGATCTGTCGCGATGCGAAGGGCTGTTTGTCAAAGGCGAGATGTTTGACTTGAGGACTCTGGTCGGTGACTCGCAATTGGCTGATCGGTACGCCAATGGCAGCCTGCTGCTGTCGCGGCTCTGTCCGGTCGACTATCACCGGTTTCATTTTCCCACCGCCGGTATTCCCGGTCCGGCTCGATTGATTCCCGGCCCCCTATTGTCGGTCAACCCGATCGCCTTGCGTCAGAACATCCAGATACTGGCGACCAACAAACGTGCGTTGACCGTTTTGCAGACGGAGCGCTTGGGCGATGTGTTGGTGATGGAGATCGGCGCGACGTGTGTCGGCAGCATCTGCCAGACTTATGAGCCGGGACAATCGGTGGCGAAAGGTGACGAGAAAGGCTTTTTTCGATTCGGCGGTTCGTCCACGATCATGATCTTTGAACCCGACCGAATCGTGTTCGATGAGGACTTGCGAGAACACTCGGCGAATCAAGTCGAGCTGTTCGCCAAAGTTGGCGACTCGATGGGGAAGGTTCAATAGTACAAGACCCGGCCGCTCACGCGATCACGGCTCACGGCGTTTTGTTGGGTCGACAACTCACAGGTCTCGGTTCAAGCCGCCGTTGTAGCTTGTCAGTTGCTCGGCAAAGTAATCCAGCCAAGCTTGTTTGTTGTAGCCAAAGTCCGCCCCCGGCGCGATCTCTCGCAGCAAGAGCAACGCATCAGGATTCTTGAAGTCCTCCTTGATCACGACTTTTTTGCTGCCCGTTGAGAACGAACCGTTACCGTTCTGAGAAAACCCGGCGTTTGTCCCAGCACCCGCCGGGATCTCCGTTTCGTGTGTCGTTACCAATGCGTCAGCGTACACCCGCCAAAGCTCCGGATCGGGCGCCCGTAACAAAGCGGCCAACGCATTTTTGACATCGCGATTGCTGCTCTTTTTTGGGTCCAGCATCTGCACGTACAGCCCGGCGGCCGATCGCCAGCCGAATTGTGTCAGTTGATTCAACGCTTCGTCGCGGACATCTGGATCGGCATCGTTCACACCGGCTAACGTCAACGCTTGTACTGCGGGACCGTTGCGAAACTGGCCGAGTTTTTGAACCCACAGCAACCGCATTGCTTTGGGCTGTTTACCGCCAGCAGATTTCGCAAGCTCATCGGCAATCGCCTCGGCCGCCAGTGGGTCCTCGATCGCTTGCAGCGCCGCCAACGATTCGGCCGCGTTCTTGTTGTTGGATAAAGCCGCTTTTCGCAGCGAGGCAACTTCCCTGTGCCAGCGTTTCGCCGTGAGCGCCGCCTCGTCTTTCGCCTCTTCCAACGCAATCGCCTCTGGCAGTTTCCATCCGCCCGAATTGATCAGCCCCCGATTACGTTGTTGCTCCTCAAACAGAATCCATCCCTTGCCACTTTGGACGTAGCCCAGCGCCGATCTTGCTTTGGAGTGATCCGGATCCAATTCGATTGCGCGCTGCATGTGGTAGTTTCGGTGAGCCGTCAGCTCTTGGGTGGCGCATAGCCTCGCCAGCTCATAGTGTTTCTCCGGATCGTCGCCCGCTGCTGCGGCGGCTTTCGAATAGCCAGCGAACTCGCTGTCCAGCAGCAATTTGGAAACCTTGGCCATCGGGACCGCCAATTTCATTTGATCGTTGATCGCGATGATCACCGTTCCCGTGTCGTTGGATCCCTTCTTTTCAAGTATTCGACCGCTGATCTGACCACCGCCGACGAGATCGATCGTATCAGCGGGCACGGTGGGGGCTGCAGCCACGCCGACCAGCAGAAACCCGGCAATCAACAGAAAAGAGCGGCAAGTCATCACAGGTCCAAGACAAGAGGTGTACAGTGTCGATCCGACGCCTTCATTGTAGGCCTGAAGGCGGACGAGTGCCCAAGCGAAAAAATCTGGTCTGGCCAATTGATACCGCCCACCGTCAAAATCCGCTCATGAATCAACACCCCGTTTGCCGAAACCATACTTGACTAAACGGATC from Stieleria varia carries:
- a CDS encoding phosphatidylserine decarboxylase; translated protein: MDSEPIYYFDRYRKEICEEKIYGEGFLRWTYESLGGKLALAAMVKHAWFSRWYGWRMDRPKSRAKVAPFIRDYLLDPNEFVRSPDEFEHFNAFFYRELKPSARPVDDDPQSVVFPADGRHLCVPDLSRCEGLFVKGEMFDLRTLVGDSQLADRYANGSLLLSRLCPVDYHRFHFPTAGIPGPARLIPGPLLSVNPIALRQNIQILATNKRALTVLQTERLGDVLVMEIGATCVGSICQTYEPGQSVAKGDEKGFFRFGGSSTIMIFEPDRIVFDEDLREHSANQVELFAKVGDSMGKVQ
- a CDS encoding HEAT repeat domain-containing protein translates to MTCRSFLLIAGFLLVGVAAAPTVPADTIDLVGGGQISGRILEKKGSNDTGTVIIAINDQMKLAVPMAKVSKLLLDSEFAGYSKAAAAAGDDPEKHYELARLCATQELTAHRNYHMQRAIELDPDHSKARSALGYVQSGKGWILFEEQQRNRGLINSGGWKLPEAIALEEAKDEAALTAKRWHREVASLRKAALSNNKNAAESLAALQAIEDPLAAEAIADELAKSAGGKQPKAMRLLWVQKLGQFRNGPAVQALTLAGVNDADPDVRDEALNQLTQFGWRSAAGLYVQMLDPKKSSNRDVKNALAALLRAPDPELWRVYADALVTTHETEIPAGAGTNAGFSQNGNGSFSTGSKKVVIKEDFKNPDALLLLREIAPGADFGYNKQAWLDYFAEQLTSYNGGLNRDL